In Streptomyces sp. NBC_00569, a single genomic region encodes these proteins:
- a CDS encoding PH domain-containing protein has product MPLPFLTADRAFDEVADDVALPFDDRDQWRRPYRPGPWRVGCAALLLLLASYVMFAAVIIAFTGGLGGGAGCGVIALLIIGAALRLLRMGTWVSAHGLRRVAFFQTQTVPWAQVVTVRTVQQPVRWLGLPRTVQGQALLLVRRDKADERSALVTSHGADFLARTEAFDRASDAIEVWAEEYRPHQA; this is encoded by the coding sequence GTGCCCCTGCCCTTCCTGACGGCCGACCGCGCTTTTGACGAGGTGGCCGACGATGTCGCGCTGCCTTTCGACGATCGCGACCAATGGCGGCGTCCCTACCGGCCGGGGCCGTGGCGCGTGGGATGCGCCGCGCTGCTCCTGCTGCTCGCCTCGTACGTCATGTTCGCCGCGGTGATCATCGCCTTCACTGGTGGTCTCGGCGGCGGCGCGGGGTGCGGCGTCATCGCCCTGCTCATCATCGGGGCGGCCCTGCGCCTGCTGCGGATGGGTACGTGGGTGAGCGCGCACGGCCTGCGCCGTGTGGCCTTCTTCCAGACCCAGACGGTCCCGTGGGCCCAGGTCGTGACGGTGCGCACCGTCCAGCAGCCGGTCCGCTGGCTCGGACTCCCCCGCACGGTGCAGGGACAGGCCCTGCTCCTCGTACGGCGGGACAAGGCCGATGAGAGGTCCGCCCTGGTCACCAGTCACGGTGCGGACTTCCTCGCGCGGACCGAGGCCTTCGACCGGGCGTCGGACGCCATCGAGGTGTGGGCCGAGGAGTACCGGCCGCACCAGGCCTGA
- the dapB gene encoding 4-hydroxy-tetrahydrodipicolinate reductase codes for MSKLRVAVLGAGGRIGSEAVRAVEAADDMELVAALGRGDKLETLAESGAQVAVELTTPDSVMDNLDFCVRHGIHAVVGTTGWTDDRLARLTTWLADSPRTGVLIAPNFSIGAVLTMKFAEAAAPYFESVEVIELHHPKKVDAPSGTAARTAQLIAAAREKAGSAPQPDATATALDGARGADVDGIPVHSVRMRGLLAHQEVLLGGEGETLTIRHDSLHHSSFMPGILLGARRVVTTPGLTFGLEHFLDLNV; via the coding sequence ATGAGCAAGCTGCGCGTGGCGGTCCTCGGCGCCGGGGGCCGCATCGGCTCCGAGGCCGTACGGGCCGTCGAGGCCGCCGACGACATGGAACTGGTCGCGGCCCTCGGCCGGGGCGACAAGCTGGAGACCCTCGCCGAGTCCGGCGCCCAGGTCGCGGTCGAACTGACCACGCCCGACTCGGTGATGGACAACCTCGACTTCTGCGTACGCCACGGCATCCACGCCGTCGTCGGCACCACCGGCTGGACCGACGACCGCCTCGCCAGGCTCACCACCTGGCTCGCGGACTCCCCGCGGACCGGTGTGCTCATCGCCCCGAACTTCTCCATCGGGGCCGTCCTCACTATGAAGTTCGCCGAGGCGGCGGCGCCGTACTTCGAGTCCGTCGAGGTCATCGAGCTGCACCACCCGAAGAAGGTGGACGCGCCCAGCGGCACGGCCGCCCGTACGGCGCAGCTCATCGCGGCGGCCCGTGAGAAGGCCGGCAGCGCCCCGCAGCCGGATGCCACGGCCACCGCTCTCGACGGCGCCCGCGGCGCGGACGTCGACGGGATCCCGGTCCACTCCGTGCGCATGCGCGGCCTCCTCGCCCACCAGGAGGTCCTTCTGGGCGGCGAGGGCGAGACACTGACCATCCGCCACGACTCGCTGCACCACAGCAGCTTCATGCCGGGCATCCTGCTCGGCGCCCGCCGCGTCGTGACCACTCCCGGCCTCACCTTCGGCCTGGAACACTTCCTCGACCTGAACGTCTGA
- a CDS encoding ribonuclease J, protein MSHPHPELGAPPKLPKGGLRVTPLGGLGEIGRNMTVFEYDGRLLIVDCGVLFPEEEQPGIDLILPDFTSIRDRLDDIDGIVLTHGHEDHIGGVPYLLREKPDIPLIGSKLTLALIEAKLQEHRIRPYTLEVAEGDRERLGPFDCQFVAVNHSIPDALAVAIRTPAGMVVHTGDFKMDQLPLDRRLTDLPTFAKLGEEGIDLLLTDSTNAEVPGFVPPERDISNVIRGVFAGAQKRIIVASFASHVHRIQQILDAAHEYGRRVAFVGRSMVRNMGIARDLGYLKVPPGLVVDVKTLDDLPDNEIVLVCTGSQGEPMAALSRMANRDHQIRIVSGDTVILASSLIPGNENAVYRVINGLTRWGANVVHKGNAKVHVSGHASAGELLYFYNICKPKNLMPVHGEWRHLRANAELGALTGVPHDRIVIAEDGVVVDLVAGRAKIVGKVQAGYVYVDGLSVGDVGEPALKDRKILGDEGIISVFVVVDSSTGKITSGPTIQARGSGIDDSAFSAVMPRIQEVLDKSAQDGVVEPHQLQQLIRRTLGKWVSDTYRRRPMILPVVVEV, encoded by the coding sequence TTGAGTCATCCGCATCCTGAACTCGGCGCCCCGCCGAAGCTCCCGAAGGGTGGCCTGCGCGTCACCCCGCTCGGCGGCCTCGGTGAGATCGGCCGCAACATGACGGTCTTCGAGTACGACGGCCGCCTGCTCATCGTCGACTGCGGCGTCCTCTTCCCCGAGGAGGAGCAGCCCGGCATCGACCTGATCCTGCCGGACTTCACGTCCATCAGGGACCGCCTCGACGACATCGACGGCATCGTGCTCACGCACGGCCACGAGGACCACATCGGCGGCGTTCCGTACCTCCTGCGCGAGAAGCCGGACATCCCGCTGATCGGCTCCAAGCTGACGCTCGCCCTCATCGAGGCGAAGCTCCAGGAGCACCGCATCCGCCCGTACACGCTCGAGGTCGCCGAGGGCGATCGCGAACGCCTGGGCCCCTTCGACTGCCAGTTCGTGGCGGTCAACCACTCCATCCCTGACGCGCTCGCGGTCGCCATCCGCACGCCGGCCGGCATGGTGGTCCACACGGGCGACTTCAAGATGGACCAGCTCCCGCTGGACCGCCGCCTCACCGACCTCCCCACGTTCGCCAAGCTCGGCGAGGAAGGCATCGACCTTCTCCTCACCGACTCGACGAACGCCGAGGTCCCCGGCTTCGTCCCGCCCGAGCGCGACATTTCGAACGTGATCCGGGGCGTCTTCGCGGGCGCGCAGAAGCGCATCATCGTCGCGTCCTTCGCCAGCCACGTGCACCGCATCCAGCAGATCCTGGACGCCGCCCACGAGTACGGCCGCCGGGTCGCCTTCGTCGGCCGCTCGATGGTGCGCAACATGGGCATCGCCCGCGATCTCGGCTACCTGAAGGTCCCGCCGGGCCTGGTCGTGGACGTCAAGACGCTCGACGACCTCCCGGACAACGAGATCGTCCTCGTCTGCACCGGCTCGCAGGGCGAGCCGATGGCCGCGCTGTCCCGCATGGCCAACCGCGACCACCAGATCCGGATCGTCTCCGGCGACACGGTGATCCTGGCGTCGTCCCTGATCCCGGGCAACGAGAACGCGGTCTACCGCGTCATCAACGGCCTGACCCGCTGGGGCGCGAACGTCGTCCACAAGGGCAACGCCAAGGTCCACGTCTCAGGCCACGCCTCGGCCGGCGAGCTGCTGTACTTCTACAACATCTGCAAGCCGAAGAACCTGATGCCGGTCCACGGCGAATGGCGCCACCTGCGCGCCAACGCCGAACTCGGCGCCCTCACCGGCGTCCCGCACGACCGCATCGTGATCGCCGAGGACGGCGTCGTCGTCGACCTCGTCGCGGGCAGGGCCAAGATCGTCGGCAAGGTCCAGGCCGGTTACGTCTACGTGGACGGCCTCTCGGTCGGCGACGTCGGCGAACCCGCGCTCAAGGACCGCAAGATCCTCGGCGACGAGGGCATCATCTCGGTCTTCGTGGTGGTGGACTCCAGCACCGGCAAGATCACCAGCGGCCCGACCATCCAGGCGCGTGGCTCCGGCATCGACGATTCGGCGTTCAGTGCCGTCATGCCGCGGATCCAGGAAGTCCTGGACAAGTCGGCCCAGGACGGCGTCGTCGAACCCCACCAGCTGCAGCAGCTCATCCGCCGCACGCTGGGCAAATGGGTCTCCGACACCTACCGTCGGCGCCCGATGATCCTCCCGGTCGTCGTAGAGGTCTGA
- the dapA gene encoding 4-hydroxy-tetrahydrodipicolinate synthase: protein MAPTSTPQTPFGRVLTAMVTPFTADGALDLDGAQRLAAHLVDAGNDGLVVNGTTGESPTTSDAEKTDLVRAVRQAVGDRAHVIAGVGTNDTHHSIELARAAEKAGAHGLLTVTPYYNKPPQEGLLRHFTAIADATELPVMLYDIPGRSGVPINTETIVRLAEHPRIVANKDAKGDLGRASWAIARSGLAWYSGDDMLNLPLLSVGAVGFVSVVGHVVTPDLRAMLDAFVSGDVQKATEIHQKLLPVFTGMFRTQGVITTKAALALQGQPAGPLRLPLVELTPDETAQLKIDLAAGGVQL, encoded by the coding sequence ATGGCTCCGACCTCCACTCCGCAGACCCCCTTCGGGCGGGTCCTCACCGCAATGGTCACGCCGTTCACGGCGGACGGCGCACTTGACCTCGACGGCGCGCAGCGACTCGCCGCCCATCTGGTGGATGCAGGCAACGACGGACTCGTCGTCAACGGCACCACCGGCGAGTCCCCGACCACCAGCGACGCGGAGAAAACGGATCTCGTACGAGCCGTGCGACAGGCGGTCGGCGACCGCGCCCACGTCATCGCCGGCGTCGGTACGAACGACACCCACCACAGCATCGAGCTCGCCCGCGCCGCCGAAAAGGCCGGAGCGCACGGCCTGCTCACAGTGACGCCGTACTACAACAAGCCCCCGCAGGAAGGCCTCCTGCGGCACTTCACCGCGATCGCCGACGCCACCGAACTGCCGGTGATGCTGTACGACATCCCGGGCCGCAGCGGCGTACCCATCAACACCGAGACGATCGTCCGCCTCGCCGAGCACCCGCGCATCGTCGCCAACAAGGACGCCAAGGGCGACCTCGGCCGCGCCAGCTGGGCCATCGCCCGCTCCGGCCTCGCCTGGTACTCCGGCGACGACATGCTCAATCTGCCGCTGCTCTCCGTGGGCGCGGTCGGCTTCGTCTCCGTCGTCGGCCACGTCGTCACCCCCGACCTGCGCGCCATGCTCGACGCGTTCGTCAGCGGCGACGTACAGAAGGCCACCGAGATCCACCAGAAGCTGCTCCCGGTCTTCACCGGCATGTTCCGCACGCAGGGCGTCATCACGACCAAGGCGGCACTCGCCCTCCAGGGCCAGCCCGCCGGTCCGCTGCGCCTGCCCCTCGTGGAGCTCACGCCCGACGAGACCGCCCAGCTCAAGATCGATCTCGCCGCCGGCGGTGTGCAGCTCTAA
- the thyX gene encoding FAD-dependent thymidylate synthase: MTETPADDLKPTFRGDVTVELVKHTASDTDVLFAARVSTAGEQSLDELTKDPERSKGLINFLMRDRHGSPFEHNSMTFFINAPIFVFREFMRHRAGWSYNEESGRYRELQPVFYVPEASRKLVQQGRPGKYQFVEGTQGQQELTGRVMEDSYRHAYEAYQEMLAAGVAREVARSVLPVGLFSSMYATCNARSLMHFLGLRTQHELAKVPSFPQREIEMVGEKMEAEWAKLMPLTYAAFNGNGRVAP; the protein is encoded by the coding sequence GTGACCGAAACCCCTGCTGACGACCTCAAGCCGACCTTCCGCGGCGACGTGACGGTCGAGCTGGTCAAGCACACCGCGAGCGACACCGACGTGCTGTTCGCCGCCCGCGTCTCCACCGCGGGAGAGCAGTCCCTCGACGAGCTGACCAAGGACCCGGAGCGCTCCAAGGGCCTGATCAACTTCCTGATGCGGGACCGCCACGGCAGCCCCTTCGAGCACAACTCGATGACGTTCTTCATCAACGCCCCGATCTTCGTGTTCCGGGAGTTCATGCGTCACCGCGCGGGCTGGTCGTACAACGAGGAGTCGGGCCGTTACAGGGAGCTCCAGCCGGTCTTCTACGTTCCGGAGGCATCCCGCAAGCTGGTGCAGCAGGGCCGCCCCGGCAAGTACCAGTTCGTCGAGGGCACGCAGGGCCAGCAGGAGCTCACCGGGCGCGTGATGGAGGACTCGTACCGCCACGCGTACGAGGCGTACCAGGAGATGCTCGCCGCGGGCGTCGCCCGCGAGGTGGCCCGTTCGGTCCTCCCGGTAGGCCTCTTCTCCTCGATGTACGCGACGTGCAACGCGCGCTCCCTGATGCACTTCCTCGGCCTGCGCACCCAGCACGAGCTGGCCAAGGTCCCGTCCTTCCCGCAGCGGGAGATCGAGATGGTCGGCGAGAAGATGGAGGCGGAGTGGGCCAAGCTCATGCCGCTCACCTACGCCGCGTTCAACGGGAACGGCCGCGTCGCTCCGTAG